Proteins encoded together in one Apis cerana isolate GH-2021 linkage group LG4, AcerK_1.0, whole genome shotgun sequence window:
- the LOC108000072 gene encoding tax1-binding protein 1 homolog, with amino-acid sequence MKMYCCARGTFHCQYTNGVHFEKLRTKYSIDENILVYYTIQERVHTSTRDWIGIFPRGWTNLQQYLTFEYVTVSPKNLSNLSNRNITFLHTFHREALPNVDYQFVYVSKEIEILGTSSYFRFIVTPNVRPLDLSSNTPDYDIVNDNHIPTILSPTIGNTGKIIGCSRSTDNIVQSYRTRRSFGDQRQKMERTCRFCSKSASFTTNRVQFLVLHNEQLVSRVNRLTRDLELTEATVKSERMAQTVLTKKLQAYEMFIADMFKCLNIMGTVKIMDKSGKEMIVQKIKPKDLPLMRDEAGDKPLPILEVSMLNQSSEMKEYNNEATIKVERVENIPQLPHMFKIEDNKEVMIKNWKKDIEFSVKKEFTAVKEEKKFDISLSVEEQQPQFDTNISIEATGIKEEDHENRRGSYITKEATGTTNEPEDDTCKATCKIEQFNCAEDKLDDTKNTIYDEKNIRQNMDSLISVDSLKCCCDCHLNTSKTLSINKKIDNDNVKEWALQCECDLEISDEMYQMIDNYAERRHSSSIDVTKNGLSAILIKGRNAKFGVIK; translated from the exons atgaaaatgTATTGCTGTGCACGTGGCACGTTTCATTGTCAGTATACCAATGGAGttcatttcgagaaattaagaacgAAATACAGTATCGACGAAAACATActtgtatattatacaatacaaGAGAGA GTTCATACATCAACGCGTGATTGGATCGGAATTTTTCCAAGAGGATGGACTAATCTACAGCAATATCTTACGTTTGAATACGTCACTGTATCACCtaagaatttatcgaatttatccaATCGAAATATTACGTTTTTACATACTTTCCATCGAGag GCATTGCCAAACGTCGATTATCAATTCGTTTATGTGAgcaaagaaatagaaatcttGGGAACCAGTTCTTATTTCCGCTTCATTGTGACCCCAAATGTTCGTCCCCTCGATCTAAGCTCGAATACGCCGGAC taTGATATTGTCAACGATAATCATATACCCACGATTCTGTCACCGACAATCGGAAACACGGGAAAAATAATTGGATGTAGCCGATCGACCGACAATATCGTTCAATCGTATCGTACGAGGCGATCGTTTGGAGATCAAAGACAGAAAATGGAAAGAACGTGTCGATTTTGCTCGAAATCGGCATCCTTCACAACGAAcaga gTTCAGTTTTTAGTATTGCATAATGAACAACTCGTATCGAGAGTGAACCGTCTCACTCGTGACTTAGAATTAACAGAAGCAACTGTGAAAAGCGAAAGAATGGCGCAAACAGttttgacaaaaaaattgCAAGCTTACGAGATGTTCATCGCGGATATGTTTAAATGTCTGAATATTATGGGAACTGTAAAGATTATGGATAAATCAGGAAAAGAG ATGattgtacaaaaaataaaaccaaAAGATCTACCTCTAATGCGCGATGAGGCAGGTGATAAACCTCTTCCTATTCTTGAAGTTTCAATGTTGAATCAATCCTctgaaatgaaagaatataataacgaaGCAACAATAAAAGTAGAACGAGTAGAGAACATTCCTCAATTACCG caCATGTTCAAAATAGAGGATAACAAAGAAGTTATGATtaagaattggaaaaaagatatagaGTTCTctgtgaaaaaagaattcacggctgtcaaagaagaaaaaaagtttgacATTAGCTTGTCCGTGGAAGAGCAACAGCCTCAGTTCGATACGAATATTTCGATAGAGGCGACAGGGATTAAAGAAGAGGATCATGAGAATCGGCG CGGTTCTTATATAACGAAAGAGGCCACGGGCACAACGAACGAACCGGAAGATGATACATGCAAAGCCACTTGTAAAATCGAACAGTTTAACTGTGCCGAGGACAAATTAGATGATACGAAAAATACAATCTATGATGAGAAAAATATCAGACAAAATATGGATTCGTTGATAAGCGTGGATTCGTTAAAATGTTGTTGCGATTGTCATTTGAATACGTCAAAGACGCTTAGTATTAACAAAAagattgataatgataatgtgaAAG aatGGGCGCTTCAATGCGAATGTGATTTGGAGATATCCGATGAAATGTATCAGATGATCGATAACTATGCGGAACGGCGTCATAGTAGTAGCATTGACGTGACGAAAAATGGCTTATCCGCGATTCTGATAAAGGGTAGAAATGCCAAATTTGGTGTTATCAAGTAA